The window GCAAAAGGTTAATTTTAAATATTTTTAAAATTAATGCCCTTAATAGAAAAATACCCGCCGTGATAGAGACAGACCATATTAAGGTTTCTGTATTGATAAGTTCATTGGTTTCAATCAAGAATCCAAATACAAGAAAGAATAAGGTTCGGATCAAGAAAGTAAGCTCCATGGTGAGCTCTTTAAACTTTTTTATTTCTTTTTTGAAGCTTTTCGTATGTAGTTTTTTCACGAAAACACTTTGTTTGAGCTGGTTTAGGTTACCTATAAACAAGCCAAAAAGAAGGATGAATATCAAAGCCGGTAAATGATAAAGTTCCGAAACCGCAAAGATCAACACAATCATTAAAATAATCGGAGCGAATTTTACAGGATGTTTGATGCGGCTTAATAAAAAGGCCAACATAATTGTAGCAAAAAAAGTAACAATTAAAATCATGACAATTTCACCAAAGAATAGCCCTAAGGTTTTAGCATTCATGATTTTCTTTTCAAGTAAAAAGTTAAAAAGTAGAACGCCAAAAATATCAGAAACACTGCTTTCGTACGTTACAAATTCACGGTTTACTGCTCTTAAGTTTTGTACGGAAGGTATGGCAATGGCGCTACTTATAATAGCGAAAGGAATGGCATTGAGTAAAGCAGACTTAAACGCCACATCAGCGAAAAACTGAATGGCGTAAGCGAGGCTTAGGCTAATTACAATAACAGGAATAATAGCAATCAAAACTGTTTTTCCTACAAAAGACAACTTTGAAGTATCGAAATCCAGTTCAAGGGCACCTTCCAATACAATCAGTACCAAACCGATGGTGCCCAGAAAAGGCAATACAGTGGTTAGATCCGGAATATCCAAATCCAGAAAGCTTGCAGCTTGATTTGCTGCCCATCCCATAGCGAATAACAAAATCACTGGCGGGATTTTTGTTCTAGCTGAGGTGATGTCAAAAAAATAGGCAAAGAGCATTAAAGCACAAAGCACAATAATAATGGGTAGGGTCATAGATAGGTGGTTTAGGTTTAGGGGGTTTTTACCTGATTAATTTATCCAAACCCCTCTATTCCTCATTCATTTAAAGCATGCTAAATATAAATTTACAATAAAGTCTGTCAAGTTAAAAGTTTAGCTTTTATTAAAGGTTAAATTTTTATTAATTACAAGTGGTTCTTTAAAAACAATAAATTACCTTCCCAACCGACTTATGAAACTTTTAATCGCAGTAACCTTCTTTGTTTGCGTACTATTTCAATATACGGTTTTTGCCCAAAAATCCTTGCCGGTAGGTACTCACCCACCAGCGTTAACCTTTGACCATTTCCCTAATCGAAGTTTTGCCTTTGTGTGGAGAAACTGGAATCTTGTAAGTCCTGAGAAAATGGCGGAGACCATAAAGTGCAAGCCTGCAGATATTCTCAACATTGCCCAGCTCATGGGTTTGGAAAATCAAAACTTACTTCCGAACAAATTCCAAGATCAAATTTATATAAGCCTTTTGCGAAGAAACTGGCATTTATTGCCTTATGAACAATTGCTAACCCTACTGGACATGGATAGGGAAAGACTTGAATTTGCGCTAAAAGAGGATGATTTCCTATTCCATAAATTTGGAAATCTCAAACCCGCCTGCCCCGAACTTCACTATACAAAGCCCACAGATGAGGAGATTAAAATGGCCGTTGCCATCAAAGAACTTATCCGGCCTATCCTTGAAAAAAATAATACTGAAGCAGCTGAGGACCTTTTTGAATTTATAGACGACCTCAAAACCTTTGATGAAAAAATAGCTTTTGTCGAAAAGGACTCTTTGGCAGAGGATCAGCTGCGTTTTATATACTCTTATTTTGGGATTTTTGGGGACCCTTTAATGGACGAAGATAATGATCCTTTTCCCAATGGTTTATTGCAAAAACTAGCCCAAAAAGGAGTAAATGGAGTGTGGATGCACGTCGTACTCGGTCAGCTTGCACCTCAGGGAGAGGTGTTTCCGGAATTTGGAGAAGGTAGTGAAATTCGTCTAATGAATTTACAGAAAATAGCCCGGCGAGCCAAAAAGTTTGGTATAGATATCTATCTCTATATGAACGAACCTAGGGCGCAGCCACAGGAGTTTTTTGAGCAACGTCCGCAAATGGCAGGAGTTAACAGAGATGGTTTTACTACCATGTGCACGAGTGATGAACAGGTAAGAAATTGGATGGAAGAATCCCTTACCCATGTTTTTACTGAAGTTCCTGAATTGGGAGGAGTATTTACCATCACGGCTTCAGAAAACCTAACCAATTGCGCTTCTCATGGAGGAAAGGACCAGTGTCCTCGATGCAGTAAGCGACCCTATGAAGACATAATTGCAGAAGTTAACCGAACCATTGCCAATGGAGTGCATGCTGCCAAACCGGAGGCAAAAGTTATCGCTTGGGACTGGGGATGGAATGGCCATGGCATGGCCAGAGAAGTGATCGATAAATTGCCCGAAGATGTATGGCTGATGTCTGTTAGTGAATGGGCCAAGCCAATTGAAAGGGGTGGCGTATCCAATACCGTAGGGGAATATTCTATATCTGCAGTAGGCCCTGGCCCCAGAGCCAAATCCCATTGGAGTGGAGCAAAAAAGAATTTGCTAAAAACAGTGGCTAAGGTACAGTTTAACAATACCTGGGAATTGTCCGTAGTTCCTTGGCTACCGGTGATGGATTTGGTAGCCCGGCATGCAGCAAATTTAGCTCAGATGGACATCGATGGGGTTATGCTAAGTTGGACGCTCGGATCTTACCCTTCGCCAAATCTTGAAATAGCTAAAAAATTCTCTGATGACCCTGATGCTAGCATAGAAGAAGTGTTGAATTCCTTGGCATTGGAAAGGTATGGAAGAGCTGCCGTTCCTTATGTACGGAATGCTTGGACTACATTCAGTTCGGCCTTTGAAGAATATCCCTATGATATACGGGTGGTTTACGCTGCTCCCCAGCAATATGGCCCTTCCAACTTATTATTTCTGAAACCCACTGGTTATCGAGCAACGATGGTAGGTTTTCCTTATGATGACCTTAAGGGTTGGTCTGGCCCATATCCTCCTGAAACTTTAATATCACAATTCGAAAAAATGGCGAATAACTGGGAAAAAGGGTTGAAATTTATGGAGGGAGCCATCGAAGCTACAGAAAACGTATCACATAAAAAGCTACTGGAAGAAGACCTTAACTTGGCCAAAGCTGCCTACTTACATTTTCAATCAGTTGGCCAACAGGGCCGCTTTATTATGGCAAGGGATATGTGGCTTGAAAGCCAAAAAACTGATAAGGTTCTAAAGGATCAGGTAAGAGAAATTTTGGAGCAAGAAAAACAAACGGCAATAGCTTTGCTTGAAGTTTCAAGAAAGGATTCTAGGATTGGTTTTGAAGCTTCCAACCAATATTATTATGTACCACAGGATTTGCTAGAGAAAGTAATCAACTGTCAATTTTTGATCAATGAACTCGATTAATAGGAACCATGGATAAAATCCACGGTTCCTGTTCTTCCAAATTCTAACTCTTTCATGCCTCTCTTATTGAGCTAAGAAAATAAGCTTTATGCATTTTGATGCTTTCTCGCTATTCGATGACAAGGTTTTTATTTCTTGGATACTTGACCTCATATTTTAATTCCAGTTGTTTGGTAGATGAAGGTTCCAACTTAAACTCCCATTTTATTTCACCGGTTTTAGCGTCATGTTTTCCTCCGGAAAGGCTTTGTATTTCTACCTCTATTTCTTCCAAAGTAGAAACAGGCACCTGGTCCAAAACTACCATGGAAATGGGCTGGCTTTTATTGTTTTTAATAGTGGTTTTCCACAATCTGCTTGCCGTCTTTTTATTGCCTAAAAATGATTTTTCTGTGAAATCACTTTCTTTCTCCCTTTCTATTGTGACCATTTTATCTCTACCCAGTGAGATTTCCAGGGTGTCAGTAGCATAGCGCACATCCAGCAGACTTTTACCTACGAAGGTTTGTTCAAAAAACACATTGGCCTCTCCTTCCAAAAGCTGGTATTGCTCCCAGTTCGTAATCCCAGCAATCAGGTAAGCTGTGTTATTGACTTTGGGAACAGCAAAATATTGGTAGAAAGCAGGCAATTCATAGGTTACCATATCCACAGTATAATTTTTACTGTCTGATTGAATGGAATAAGGGGTATTGATTTCAAAATTAATGGCCGTTTGGTTTTCCACCTGAGCCATCGGTAAAGGTTGACTTTGCAATTCCTGTGCATCATCAACGTCAAAATTGACCTCAATTCTTTCAGATTTACCTTTCAAACGTTTACTAATTCCATAACCGGTTACCACTATCTCATCTAATGCAACCTGATCTTCTTTCATTAAAACATTCATTACCTCTGCGGTAATTGGCAGGGTTTGCGAAACATACCCAATAAAGGAATAAGTCAACTGGCTGGCACGGTTCGGTAAGGTGATGGTGTAACTACCGTCAAAATCTGAAGTGGTGCCAATAGTGGTTCCTACAACTACGATGGTTACACCGGGTATGCCTACTCCTTCGGCGTCCATTACTTTTCCCGTCACACTTCCCGTCCTTTGGCTATAAATGGGTGGGGCGGTATTGTAATTGAGCAAATAAGGCCGTAGTTCTGGAGCTACACCGGAGACACTTGGCTCTGCTGAGGAAAAAGTAAGTTTTATATTGTCCCAATCTACCTTGGTGTCCTGTCGGACATTCGCTTTGTAGTGCAAGCTAACCGGGCTATTGATGTCCTTGGCACGGATGTCGTACGAAGGAAACCAGCCAGCATTGTCAACAAGGTAGGACAACTCGAAAGAAAAACTACCGGCCACTTTAGCAGCTACTCTTACCAAGACCTCCCCTGTAGCAAACTCTTTTTCACCAGCCAGAGAATTGATTTGATTCTGAAGGTTGTTTTTCTCTTCAAGTAATTTCTTAATCGTATTGTTCCTTTCGATAGTTTGCAGTTTTAAGGCAGTGAGTTGATTGCCATAATATTCAGCAGCCTGTTTCAGGGTAGCCACATTTAAGGTTTCATTTTTTCCTCCTATCAGTCGGTTAGTTTGGAGAAAAGTGATCTCCTCTTGGGCGATGGCCAAATAAGTATTTTCCAATTCGATCTTTTCATTAACCTCTTCCAGGTCTTTGTCCAGCATAAGGAGTTCCTCGGACTTTACCGATTTATCCAGAAAGTTTTGCTGGTGATTAATACCCAGCACAGTCAATTCACCTCCGGCTTTTAACTGTATGCTTTTGGGAGCTATAAAAGGGGAGAGGTTGGTAAATTTGACAATGGATTCCCCTTTAGTCAATTGGACTGTTTCCTTTCGTAGTACCTGTGCACCTTTTAGAAAAACAGTGGCTTCTATCACCTTGGATTTGACTTCTTTTTCAGTTATTTCCTGAGCGAAAGATTGATTATAAACCAGGAAGAACAAAAGGATGGAGAGAGCTTTCATAAATATTGGATTGAATTGTTTTTATACAAACAGGATAAGTGAACTTCAAAAAAATGCTTAGTTGCCATAATTTGCAGAAGAAAACAAATTGCTTTTCGACCGCTTATTTTTCCTATACGAGGCAGAAACAATAAAAGTCACAAATCAGGCCAAAAATCTTAAAGCGGAAAAATGTAATGAAAGTAAATTCAAAATGGATTAAATTAAATGGTAAAGACTAATTTTAAATTAATAGAGCTATATAAAATTTTACCCTAAATTAAATGTCTAGACACTAGCATCTTTTCCCTTTTCTTAACTATTTTGAATGAATCAATTCAGTATATCGCTGGAAATTTTAGAAAAGGAATGGGTTCACCACAGGTTATTCGCCTCAATTTCCACTAATAAGTAAACCATGGGAAAGGAAAAATATTCAATCGGCTTTATTTTCATTATGCTATGCCTTTGTCCGTTTATGGCAAAGGCTCAGGAAGATAAAGCGGTCCTCCAGGAATACCTGAAGGAGTTGATCCTATTGCAGGAAAAACCTTCCAGCCATGATAGCTTTGTTAGTTTTCATGACCTTACCTGGGAAGATTGGATAAAAAGAACCGGAGAATTACCCCCTAATTATGGAATAATTCCCTCCATTCCTTTTCTGCCTGATCCACTGATCATTGGTGAGGGAAAAGAAAATGAGAAGATTACAACCATGGCTCAATGGGAGACTCAGCGGGAGTATTTTAAAGAAAAGGTGAAACACATTCTTTCCGGGACTTTTCCTGACCCTCCCACCAATTTGAAAGCTGAGATTTTGTCTGAAAGGACAGAAAATGGGGTTAGGATTCAGATGATTGAACTCAGGTTTGGAGAAAACCACAAAGCCAAATTGACCTTGGAAGTTTTTACCCCGCCGGGCGAAGGGCCTTTTCCGGTGTTTATGACCCAGTGGAACCACAGAGGATGGACACAGATAGCCGTCAGAAGAGGATATATGGGGCTGATTTATGCCGGAGCAGACGCGAAAGACGATACCCGAGAATACCTGGAACTCTACCCTGATTATGATTGGTCTACCTTAATGGCCAGAGCTTGGGGAGCTCATAGAGCGGTGGATTATTTGTATACCTTAGAAGAGGTGGATAAATCCAAAATAGCCATAACCGGTCACTCCAGAAATGGCAAACAATCGCTGTTTGCAGCCGCTTTTGACGAGCGTATTACGGCTACCATTACAAGCAGTGGAGGAACAGGAGGAGAATTTCCTTACCGATATACAGACGAAAGACATTCCAATGAATCCATTGATTACCTGGTTTCCAGAAGAACCCATTGGTTGCATCCCCGACTACGGTTTTATTCTGGAAGAGAGCACAAAATGCCCATCGATCAAAATTCCTTAATGGCTTTGATTGCTCCAAATGCCTTAATGTTGAGCTCCTCCATTCGAGAAGGAGGTGGAGGTGATCCCTGGGCCATTGAGCAGATTTATACTTCACTGACCAAAGTTTATGACTTTCTGGGTGAACCTGAAAAGTTGGGCATACGCCTGAGAGATGGGCAACACGCAGTAGCAGAAAGAGATATAGAGGCTTATATGGATTGGTTGGACATTCAATTCGGAAGAAAGAATCTACCTTGGGAGAATCAGCTTTTTTACAATTATAGCTTTGAAAAGTGGAAGAGAGAAAGTGGAGAGTCTATTGAGCTTAGCAAGTTTCCTAAACAACCCGGCCAAAATATTCCTGCCAATGTATCCGATTTGGAAAAGACTCAGGAAAAAATCAATGAAGACCTCATTTGGCTGTTGGGTGATGAACCTGCAGGTTTGCCTGCCAGTGACATTGAGACCTTAAGCCAAAAGGAAGATTATGTTAGCAGTTTTATGCCTCGGCCAAGGGTGAAAAATGGCCAAAAACTTAATATTACGCCCTACAATGCCATGGGCGATTATTTGTATGGATCCCTTTATTTTCCTACGGATGAAGCTGGAGAAAGAATAACGGGGGCCATGCCTGTGCTTATATTTTTGCACAAATACACCAATACGGGCTATGATTCGGAGTTAAATGCATTGATTGATGGGCTGTTGGCCAAAGGGATAGCCGTTTTGACATATGATATGATCGGCTATGGGGCCAGGATAGAAGAAGGTACTTTGTTTTACCAGAGATATCCCCATTGGTCCAAGATGGGTAAAATGGTCACCGATGCCAGAGCGGCGGTGGACGCATTGGAAAGTTTGGACTTTATAGATAACGATAAGATTTTTATTGGAGGCTATGCTTTGGGAGGAACCGTAGGCTTGATCACTGCTGCACTAGAGCCTAGAATAGCAGGGCTTTCTTTGTCCAGTGCTTTTACCCCTTTGAGAAATGCCTCTGGAAATGTGGAGGGATTAAAAGCTTACTCCCATTTGTATGGGCTAATTCCAAGGTTAGGGCTATTTGATGGTGAGGAATACAGGATTCCTGTGGACTTTCCTGAAATGCTCGCCAATATCGCCCCAAGACCAGTAATGGTCATTTCTCCGGAGTTAGACAGGCATGCTGACCATGAAAATGTCATTACTACCATGGAAGGTTTAAAGCAGTTGTACCGAAAATTGGGAGTAGGAGATGCACTGGAATGGCAAAGTCCCCATGCTTTTAACCATTTTACGGAAGCCCAACAACAAGAGATGATTAAATGGTTGGTGCAGGAAGTGGCAAAATAAATGAATAGCACTTAAGTTTGAGAAAAAGATACATTTCGATTATGATAATTTTAAATAGGTCAAATTATGAAGGGGAAGGTTGCCCTTCCGGCGTCAATTTTAATAAAATGAAGCGGGTGATGCTACATTATCCATTGGTTTTTTTGTTGGTGTTTTTAGGCTTGGTATTGGAAAGCAAGGGACAATTCCAAGGCAAAACCTCAGACATAAGGTATATCGAACCAAATGAGGAAACCGGGACTTCGTTGGGAACGGTAGTGGGAGATGTTCCATTGGCTTTTACGGATCAAATTTTCCCTTTTGATGCTAATGGGAGCTTGGTAGGATCAAGTGATCTCAAAATACAGGTTACTCAGGTGATTAAAAACATGGAAGGAGCCTTGGAAGTAGCAGGCACTGATTTAAGTAAGTTGCTTAGGCTAAATGTTTACCTTCAGAAAGAAGAACATTCCAAACCTGTTCGTGAATTAATCAAGGATTTATTACCAGAAGGAACTTTTCCGGCCATTACCCTGATAGTGGCCAATCAAGCTCAAGCGCAGGTGTTATTGAGCATGGATGGAATTGCGGTTGCACCGATGACTTCAGTAAGTTCCAGGGGTGTGAATCTTCCGTTTAGCAAAGGGCTTAACGAAAAAACCAATCGTGCAGCTGTTGCTATTTTACCGGCAGGTAGGAAGGTATTTATTGCAGGTCAGGCTGAACCTGGTAAAGATCTTTTGGAGGCCAGTGACAAAACCATGCAAAATCTATTTGCTACCTTGGCATATATAGGGGCCAGTGCCAGTGATGTGGTCCAGGTTAAAGCTTTTATCAATCCCATTGAGGATGCGATAGCAGTAGAAGAAGTGATCGCTGCTTTTTTCAGAGGGCAGCAAGTACCTCCCATTGTCATGGTAGAATGGTTGGTAGATGAAAATAAGGCTGAAATAGAATTGGTCGCTTCTGCTCCTGAGCATTACAATGACAAAGAAGCTGTCAGTTATTATGCTCCACCATGGATGATTCAGGCTACCACATACAGTAGGATAGTAGACATTAAAAAAGGAGGGCTATTGTTTACTTCCGGCTTGTATGCGGGACATGGAAAAGATGAGGAGGAAAAAGCCAGAAACCTTTTTGGGACTTTGTCGCGAATTCTAGAAAAAGCCGGATCCGGCTATGACCACTTGGTAAAAGCAAGTTACTATCCTTCCCATGAAAAAGGGCGTGAAAGCTTGATGAAAGTAAGAACTGAATTTTACAATCCTGAAAGGCCTCCTGTTGCCTCCTTGATAAGGATTCAAGGGACTGGTCGTGAAGGCATTTACTTAAATGTCGACATGGTAGCAGGGGTGCCGGATTGATTTGGTAAAGCTTGTTGTACCTAGGGTCTGGTCAGGTCTGATCTCGGGTCTGGTCTAAGTTTAGCGAAGCGTAACTTTAGACCCAAAATGAAAGTTTTCAACTTCCATAACCTTTGCCTGAGTGTAGATTGCATCTGCACTCAAATATTCAACCGAAATGTGATTGGGTTCGATGCCGACTTGTTGAGCAGTAGGAAGACTTTTTCATTAACAGGTTTTTGATGGATTTAATATTTGGTTATAGGGTATTCTTATTTACTCAACCTTTCACATCATGAATTGACAATCGTAAAAAGCCCATTTCATCTTCAAAATTATTGTAGACCCAGATTTTTTTATCCTTTACAAAAATTTTCAATGGTGTATTAGTCAGGGATTCAATGCTTTGTTCTGATATTAAATCAAATTCTGAATCAAATATACTTAAATAGTTAATGGCTCTTATAGGCCCTTCTTCTATTTTTCCGTTATCATACACTTCATTAAAGCTAAACCTAAAATGCAACTTTCTATCCGAGTCATATAATACCCTTGAAAAGTTAATATCCTCCCGAACGGCTAAAATTTCTTTTTTAAAAGTCTCAAAACTATCTGTTTTGGGTACAGATGGCCCCTTTCTAGATAAATTGAAGATTTTATGGTTTGGCTGTTTGAACTGAAGAGTGTCATTCTTAAGGTCAAGAATATAAACCGCACTATCAGTTATATTCGAGATATAAATTTGATCCTCAAATAAATCCAGGTATGGTGTAGGGCCATTCATTGTTAATGTTTTGCCTTTCTGGTCGGTTAACCCTATATATTGTTTTTCAACATCATTAAATTCGGGTAAATCTATGATTTCTACAATTTTGGTCTTAAGATTAATTTTGGCAAAAATATATTCCATTTCTCTCCAATCATTAAAAATAGCATAAATCAAGTTGGTATTATTAGGATGAACTTGAATCTCCTGTAGACTAGCGCTTGGGCTAATTTGACTACCCTTTAAATCATGAATATCGAAGGAGATATCCAATATTTTTTCACCTTCCAAATTCACAATGCCACTTCTTTCATAAGAACTAATATAAAAAGTATCGTTTTGTAGGTAGCGAATATTATGAATATTTGTTCCAATCCCATCTGGACCTTCTTTTTCCATTGGGTAAGTATTTACCAATTCCAATTTATCCAAATCAATTTGTTTGATATGGTGTTTGTCCAGGTTGAAATTAAACAGGAATTTTTTATCTTCAGAAAGGTCAGAGTGACGTAGGTAAGAATTTAAATAAAGAAATTGATCTTTAGCATTTACCCTTACAGAATCAATAGAAATGGAAATTGAATCGGATTTTAAACCTTCATTATTATGTTGACCACATCCGAATAAAATAATAATCAGTGGGAGAGAAAATAATCTGTACATATTAGACGAGTTTATAGGGGTTTAACGAAAATAAATTTGGATGCAACAATCACTTTAAATTAACTTTAGCCTCACGAAACCCATGTCGTCTTCCAGGTTAATAAAGATCCACAGCATGCCACCTTTAGTAAAATACCTGCTAGGCTTTTGAGTCAAAAAAGGTAACTGTGTTTCTTGGATCAGTTTTAGATCTTTGTCGTATATGGCCAGGTAAACATTCGCCCCGGAGGGTTGTGGAAAAAGTCCTTCAACCTCTTCGCTGTCGAAATAATTTTCATAATAAAGCCGCAAGTATAGCTGATTTTGCTCATCATAAACAGGTAAATAGTAATGTGGCCCTTCTAGATATTGCTTAAAAAATCGGGAAAATTCGCCAGCTGTAGCAAATTCATTTCCTCTTGATTGATTTTCATTGTCCAGCCATTGGCTGTTGGAAGTAACAGCACTTATAGAATCGTAGTCTGAATTGTAAAAATACCATTCATTATCAGTTTCGGCCCCAAGTAAAACGCCACCATCTACTATTTTCAAGTAAGTTTCTGCTTCATAATAAGCATAATTTTCACCATCATTTAAAGAAGCTGTGTAATGCTTTAACTTATCCATTGCGGGGAGGGCATACCGAAAGAGCTGTTTATGATCCAGATCCACACGAGCAAATTCCACGACTTCGTTGCCAAATGCTTTAACTAGGCCATAGATCTCCTCATGGTTATTTGGGTTTATTTGCATACCTATTAAGGATTCTTTATCCCTAAGAACATCTCCTGAAAGATCTGATAAATTCACCTCCCAAGCGCGATCAAGTTGGCCATTTTGTTTAAATAGCTTGGGGCCCTTCCAAGTGCTAAAAAAGATTCGCTCTTTATCCCAGGTTCGAAGGGAATGAATGCTATTCAGTCCATTTGGCCCCTCTTTCTCGAAGGGAATTTTTTGATCCAGCATTAGGTTATCGAGATCAATTTTTTCGAGTTGGTGCTGTTCTGTATCAAAATTATACAAATACCTTTGATCCTTACTAAGGCCCGAGATACTAAGGTTTTGTTTTATAAACAGTAACTCATCTTTCGGATCAATACGGACTGTATCTACCTGAAGAGTCAACCCCGGATACTTTTCTTCAGATTGATTTTCTCTAGAACCACAAGAAACTAACAGCACCCCAAAAATTAGCTGTATAAGACAAGTTAGGGGGCGTTTTATCATGGTTTTAGAATTTGAAGGTTACTAAAGATAATTTAGAACTAATTTTTACAAATTCAAACTCTTGCTCCAAATTTCAAGTATTCATATGGCTTGGTCTTTAACAAAATATGGCTTAAGATTTGTGATAAATGAATGCCATGTCTGTCCAGTCTGCTCAAACTTTAGCAGCGCCTAACTTAGACCCAAAATGCAGAAAGTTTTCAACTTCCATAACCTTTGCCCGAGTGTAGATTGCATCTACACTCAAATATCCAACCTAAATGTGATTGGGTGTTCAAATTTGGAGCAAGATCTCGAATTTTAAACCAAAGGTCATTAGTAAAGAAATTAAGGGCGAACTCAAGTTGAAAACTTTCGTCATGATAGGTCGATTTGCCACTATCGCTTAAACTTAGACCATAGTGAAACTTTACCAAGTATTTATTAACTTAGTGGAATAAATAAACCGGATAAGGATGGATATTCAATCAATAAAAGTCGACTTAATCGATTGGATCACAAAGCTAGAAGATCGAAAAGTACTTGAACAGATCCAGGCTTATAAATATAGGCAAGGTGAAGGGTTAAGTAAGGCTCATAAAGCATTGCTGGATGATCGGATAGCTTCCTATGAAAAGGATCCTAGCAAAGTGGTGGATTGGAGCGATGTGATGAAGGAGATAGAAAGCAGCCAATGAGCTATAAGGTAAAGCTGCTCAGCGAGGCCAGTTTGGATATCAAAGAAATCATTGAATGGTACAATGAAGAAAAGCAGGGTTTAGGTAGACGCTTTTATAAATCTTTGAAATCAAGGCTAAATTACATCAGTAATTATCCGTTTCACTGTCAGGTTGCATATAGAGATATTAGAAATATATTGGTCGATAAGTTTCCTTATCAGATTCATTTTAGGATTAAAGAATCTGAAAAATCCATTATTGTTATTGCAATTACCCATACTAGCAGAAATCCTAGAGTGTGGAAAAGAAAAAGATAATTTCGACTAAATGTAGCATTACCTCTGGTCAAAGTTTAGCAGCGCGTAAATTAGAGCAGAAGGAAAAATATATGAAAAAATAGTATATTTGATAAGAGGCAGTTTTATGGATATTCAGGCAGAGAAATTACAGTTGATAGAATGGCTCGCGGGACTAAATGATGCCAAAATACTCAATGAGTTTATTGCTTTGAAGAAAAAAAAGAAATGGATTGGTGGGATCGGATTAGTGCTGAAGAGCGGGAAGAGATTCAAATAGGTCTTTCTCAAGCAGATAAAGGTGAGGTTACCTCCCACAAGGAAGTAATGGCGAAGTATAAGAAATGGCTTTAGAAATCGTATGGACTAATCGTGCCCAAAAAGGTTTTGCGAGAATTATTGAGTACTAGGAAACTCAACTTTCATAACCTTTGCCTGAGTGTAGATTGCATCTACACTCAAATATCCAACAGAAATACCATTGGGTATTGAGAATAGGATATTGAATTTTAAACCTATTTTTATTGGTTAAATGTATTAAGTGATTTAATAAATTATTCAACATCCACAGTTAACCGCACAAAGCCCATTTCGTCTTGCGTATTGATATACATCCAAATCTTACCGTCCTTGACAAAATGGTAGCCTGGTGGTGTATTTAT of the Cyclobacterium marinum DSM 745 genome contains:
- a CDS encoding cation:proton antiporter domain-containing protein, whose protein sequence is MTLPIIIVLCALMLFAYFFDITSARTKIPPVILLFAMGWAANQAASFLDLDIPDLTTVLPFLGTIGLVLIVLEGALELDFDTSKLSFVGKTVLIAIIPVIVISLSLAYAIQFFADVAFKSALLNAIPFAIISSAIAIPSVQNLRAVNREFVTYESSVSDIFGVLLFNFLLEKKIMNAKTLGLFFGEIVMILIVTFFATIMLAFLLSRIKHPVKFAPIILMIVLIFAVSELYHLPALIFILLFGLFIGNLNQLKQSVFVKKLHTKSFKKEIKKFKELTMELTFLIRTLFFLVFGFLIETNELINTETLIWSVSITAGIFLLRALILKIFKINLLPLMFISPRGLVTILLYLSVPLTMSIPIINDSLIIQVIIFTSLAMMLGMLTSKPKKDKEESKSNEAGPQNQSLSNG
- a CDS encoding DUF4139 domain-containing protein, with product MKALSILLFFLVYNQSFAQEITEKEVKSKVIEATVFLKGAQVLRKETVQLTKGESIVKFTNLSPFIAPKSIQLKAGGELTVLGINHQQNFLDKSVKSEELLMLDKDLEEVNEKIELENTYLAIAQEEITFLQTNRLIGGKNETLNVATLKQAAEYYGNQLTALKLQTIERNNTIKKLLEEKNNLQNQINSLAGEKEFATGEVLVRVAAKVAGSFSFELSYLVDNAGWFPSYDIRAKDINSPVSLHYKANVRQDTKVDWDNIKLTFSSAEPSVSGVAPELRPYLLNYNTAPPIYSQRTGSVTGKVMDAEGVGIPGVTIVVVGTTIGTTSDFDGSYTITLPNRASQLTYSFIGYVSQTLPITAEVMNVLMKEDQVALDEIVVTGYGISKRLKGKSERIEVNFDVDDAQELQSQPLPMAQVENQTAINFEINTPYSIQSDSKNYTVDMVTYELPAFYQYFAVPKVNNTAYLIAGITNWEQYQLLEGEANVFFEQTFVGKSLLDVRYATDTLEISLGRDKMVTIEREKESDFTEKSFLGNKKTASRLWKTTIKNNKSQPISMVVLDQVPVSTLEEIEVEIQSLSGGKHDAKTGEIKWEFKLEPSSTKQLELKYEVKYPRNKNLVIE
- a CDS encoding glucuronyl esterase domain-containing protein, which produces MGKEKYSIGFIFIMLCLCPFMAKAQEDKAVLQEYLKELILLQEKPSSHDSFVSFHDLTWEDWIKRTGELPPNYGIIPSIPFLPDPLIIGEGKENEKITTMAQWETQREYFKEKVKHILSGTFPDPPTNLKAEILSERTENGVRIQMIELRFGENHKAKLTLEVFTPPGEGPFPVFMTQWNHRGWTQIAVRRGYMGLIYAGADAKDDTREYLELYPDYDWSTLMARAWGAHRAVDYLYTLEEVDKSKIAITGHSRNGKQSLFAAAFDERITATITSSGGTGGEFPYRYTDERHSNESIDYLVSRRTHWLHPRLRFYSGREHKMPIDQNSLMALIAPNALMLSSSIREGGGGDPWAIEQIYTSLTKVYDFLGEPEKLGIRLRDGQHAVAERDIEAYMDWLDIQFGRKNLPWENQLFYNYSFEKWKRESGESIELSKFPKQPGQNIPANVSDLEKTQEKINEDLIWLLGDEPAGLPASDIETLSQKEDYVSSFMPRPRVKNGQKLNITPYNAMGDYLYGSLYFPTDEAGERITGAMPVLIFLHKYTNTGYDSELNALIDGLLAKGIAVLTYDMIGYGARIEEGTLFYQRYPHWSKMGKMVTDARAAVDALESLDFIDNDKIFIGGYALGGTVGLITAALEPRIAGLSLSSAFTPLRNASGNVEGLKAYSHLYGLIPRLGLFDGEEYRIPVDFPEMLANIAPRPVMVISPELDRHADHENVITTMEGLKQLYRKLGVGDALEWQSPHAFNHFTEAQQQEMIKWLVQEVAK
- a CDS encoding RidA family protein — translated: MIILNRSNYEGEGCPSGVNFNKMKRVMLHYPLVFLLVFLGLVLESKGQFQGKTSDIRYIEPNEETGTSLGTVVGDVPLAFTDQIFPFDANGSLVGSSDLKIQVTQVIKNMEGALEVAGTDLSKLLRLNVYLQKEEHSKPVRELIKDLLPEGTFPAITLIVANQAQAQVLLSMDGIAVAPMTSVSSRGVNLPFSKGLNEKTNRAAVAILPAGRKVFIAGQAEPGKDLLEASDKTMQNLFATLAYIGASASDVVQVKAFINPIEDAIAVEEVIAAFFRGQQVPPIVMVEWLVDENKAEIELVASAPEHYNDKEAVSYYAPPWMIQATTYSRIVDIKKGGLLFTSGLYAGHGKDEEEKARNLFGTLSRILEKAGSGYDHLVKASYYPSHEKGRESLMKVRTEFYNPERPPVASLIRIQGTGREGIYLNVDMVAGVPD